The proteins below come from a single Panicum hallii strain FIL2 chromosome 7, PHallii_v3.1, whole genome shotgun sequence genomic window:
- the LOC112900561 gene encoding uncharacterized protein LOC112900561, whose translation MLDPVVTGSQLTQVLIDGGSGLNLLFVGTLKKMGMNISNMLTLFVVTFRTKDIYRAEYVKFEVANLESSYLAILGRPALTKFMAAPHYVYLLLKMPGKAGAIEDDSTTRVPDALAEVFVAAQQLPSSDMAILTKKSSQSSVKPTSEVGMKAIQLQEGDPSKIPLIGTGLSDK comes from the exons ATGCTGGATCCTGTGGTGACAGGCTCACAACTCACTcaagtactcatcgacggcgggagcggcctcaacctgctcttcgtGGGTACTTTAAAGAAGATGGGGATGAACATCTCCAACATGCTCACCCTCTTCGTGG TCACCTTCAGGACCAAGGACATCTATCGCGCCGAGTACGTCAAGTTCGAGGTAGCAAACTTAGAGTCATCTTACCTCGCCATCCTTGGAAGACCTGCTCTGACCAAATTCATGGCTGCACCCCACTACGTCTACTTGCTCCTCAAGATGCCGGGCAAGGCAGGG GCAATCGAGGATGACTCGACTACACGTGTGCCTGATGCTTTAGCTGAAGTCTTcgtggccgcgcagcagctcccTTCATCAGATATGGCGATTCTGACCAAGAAGTCGAGCCAGTCCTCAGTGAAGCCCACCAGCGAAGTTGGTATGAAGGCCATCCAACTGCAGGAGGGCGACCCCTCCAAGATACCCCTGATTGGCACAGGGCTgagcgacaaatag